In Citrus sinensis cultivar Valencia sweet orange chromosome 3, DVS_A1.0, whole genome shotgun sequence, the sequence taaaatttcgggataaaaattttaattgttacaaTAAGCCCTTTACTAAGTGACTAATTAACCAGAGAGTGACGGTCCACGGAGATCGATCGTGAGAAAATGAAGCTGTCGTCTCAAATGCAAGACCtgaaacaatgataaaaaggAAAGTACTCACTCAAATTGCAAGCATAACAAGTCTAATCAGATCATATAAATCAGATGCAACATATATATGACTTCTTGAATATTAACCACATCACCCTAAGGACCTTCCCGAGTGGTTCTAAAGTAAGTTTTGGTCAAAATATAATCTCTAAGGATCAGACAACGATGGATAATGgaaaaaggatttaaaaaaataaaaaaaaattaattacctcCAGTTGAAGCGGAGTAGGGAGATTGTCAATTGATGTAAGATGATTAAATTGAGCAAGTAGCTTTTCTTGTTTAATTCCGGCCCATGTACGTTGAGGCAGTGCCAATACAAGTAGTGTCAGAATGCCGGCTGTTGAAGGATGCAGCAAATTTCCCGATTGACTGGTTAAAGATGAAGGAACCAACAACATGTCAATACCTTGATCAATGCCATTTGTTCTTGTTTTCCCAGAAACCAATGTCATAGGCTTTGCACCGTCAGCTTTTGCAAGTGTCAGATTTGTTTCCTTACGGCAGGTTTGATCTAACAAACTCGGTTTCATAGGAAATACTGAATTTTCATTGAAACCCAAAGATACGAGACTTTTGCATGAGCAGATTTCAGAAGCCAGCCATCTATTAAGATGCTTGAATAGTTCAGTTccttcaattattttcaatacttCTTCCTGAAAATATACCAAACACACAGTATAAATAccagaaaatttgaaaattatataaaaccTGGAAAATTAAACAAGCCTTACTTTCTCTATTTTACTTGAGAAAACACCAGCATCTTCTTGTCTCCAGAACTCTGCAACACACTTGATGAAGTCTTTTAAATCAACGGGCGCGGAATTGAATAGAACAGAGAGTATATTCTCAACACCCTTTAAATCCTTCAATTTCATTCGGGGGGGAACATCTTCTGTCAAGTATTTGGCAACCTTTTTCAGATCCTCGTGTCCACTACTGTGCATTAGAGAACTAACGAATGCTTTGTGCGACCTTGAGATAACCATGAACCTGGAAAAAAAGCATTAATCTTATTTAGTTCtgacaaattattatatatcttattaacatttattacaatataaataagattttataagCCAATAGAAAATTAAGATTACCCCCTATGCTGTCCTGTTGACTCGTCAGTCGTATCCATGGCTTCCCAAAGAAGTGTAAGAGGCATCCAATGGGGAGGATACTTGAATCGAGCAACATCCAAA encodes:
- the LOC102626992 gene encoding glutathione gamma-glutamylcysteinyltransferase 3, producing the protein MPKELEGLYYRGALSPPAIEFASPQGKQLFTEALEGATMEGFFKLISYYQTQSEINYCGVASLAMVFNALAIDPGRTWKGTGPWRWFDDTMLDCCEPLSKIKDEGISFAKVAYSAYCNGANVEAFRTNESSIDDFRRHVISSASSSEDSHHVITSYHRPVFKQNGNGHYSPIGGYHAGRDMVLILDVARFKYPPHWMPLTLLWEAMDTTDESTGQHRGFMVISRSHKAFVSSLMHSSGHEDLKKVAKYLTEDVPPRMKLKDLKGVENILSVLFNSAPVDLKDFIKCVAEFWRQEDAGVFSSKIEKEEVLKIIEGTELFKHLNRWLASEICSCKSLVSLGFNENSVFPMKPSLLDQTCRKETNLTLAKADGAKPMTLVSGKTRTNGIDQGIDMLLVPSSLTSQSGNLLHPSTAGILTLLVLALPQRTWAGIKQEKLLAQFNHLTSIDNLPTPLQLEVLHLRRQLHFLTIDLRGPSLSG